One genomic window of Mucilaginibacter sp. SJ includes the following:
- a CDS encoding VCBS repeat-containing protein, producing the protein MKKNKVNFTFLTEKTIHDVFSIRYCFVFFLLALTSCQKKQSGGGNKLFELLNSNETHIDFVNQLSYDANFNIFTYRNFYNGGGVAIGDINNDGLPDIFLVGNMVPSHLYLNKGNFQFEDITGKAGITKLGRWSTGVTMADVNGDGLLDIYVCNNGDVKGDHKQNELYINNGNLTFTERAKEYGIGVNGYSTHAVFFDYDHDGDLDLFMLSNSFKAIGSFNIQNNERNKRDLLGGQKLFRNDGGHFIDVSEQAGIYGSVIGFGLGVSVGDVNGDGWDDIYVSNDFFERDYLYINNHNGTFKESLEDQMKSISNASMGADLADINNDAHPDIFVTDMLPASESRLKTNTTFENWDKYQLDLRYDYYHQFTRNTLQLNNGNGTFSEIGRLAGVHATDWSWGALITDLDNDGFKDVFIANGIYKDLTNQDYIQRLSDRNVMGSVWTNKGINYKKLIDSMPSEAVPNYAYRNNGDLTFTNKAAEWGLGDPGFSNGSAYGDLNNDGALDLVVNNVNMPAFIYRNNSRKLEPANKYLKVVLQGEGKNRFGVGAQVTLYYNHTLNYQEQVPSRGFESSVDTRLNFGLGKIKEIDSIVVKWPCGKQKVLKGVKTNQTITVKEVESGLPGKAVRGAAGAKPVFEQSTDNHGIDFVHKENDFIDFDREKLIFQMHSADGPRIGKGDVNGDGLEDFYICGAKDQPGALYIQTRAGRFKRSNEKLFEQDKASEDTDCLFFDADGDGDQDLYVCSGGNEFSANSTDLIDRLYINDGKGNFSKSQQVLPSFQFESSSCVTAADVDGDGDQDLFVGVRLKPGEYGYPCKGYLLQNNGKGFFTDVTDERAPGLTELGMVTDAKWFDYDRDGKPDLVTCGEYMPIRIFHNEGGRLKEVTREAGLEWSNGWWNRLEIADIDGDGYPDIVAGNHGLNSRFKATRAKPVSMYVGDFSGTGSIEDIVCTYNGDKQYPMVLRHDLVGELPYLKKKYLRYAQYKEQTMEDIFGRDLLQKMVKLDACEMRSSVLLNKRNGKFLMKPLPVEAQFSTVFGLVVKDYDGDGKKDIVLGGNFYQSKPEAGIYDASYGLLLKGDGKGGFTAVKPQVSGIVIKGAVRDIKEIKAGNNKLLIVAKNNDKTEVLVKARDKKRVNGIQYRE; encoded by the coding sequence ATGAAAAAAAATAAGGTGAATTTTACTTTTTTGACAGAAAAAACTATTCATGATGTTTTTAGCATCAGATACTGTTTTGTGTTCTTTTTATTGGCTTTAACCAGTTGCCAAAAAAAGCAAAGCGGAGGCGGTAATAAGCTTTTTGAACTTTTAAATTCCAATGAAACGCATATCGATTTTGTTAACCAATTATCGTATGATGCTAATTTCAATATTTTTACTTACCGTAATTTTTATAACGGTGGCGGTGTAGCAATAGGGGATATCAATAATGACGGATTACCGGATATTTTTTTGGTAGGTAACATGGTGCCCAGTCACCTCTATTTAAACAAAGGCAATTTTCAGTTTGAAGACATAACCGGGAAAGCCGGAATCACTAAGCTCGGCAGATGGTCTACCGGTGTTACTATGGCCGATGTTAATGGTGATGGATTGTTAGATATTTATGTTTGCAATAATGGCGATGTTAAAGGCGATCATAAGCAGAATGAATTATACATCAACAACGGTAATCTCACCTTTACCGAAAGGGCAAAGGAATATGGAATTGGCGTAAATGGATACTCAACCCACGCTGTTTTCTTTGATTATGATCATGACGGAGACCTGGATCTCTTTATGTTAAGCAATTCTTTTAAGGCAATCGGTAGCTTTAATATTCAGAATAATGAACGGAATAAAAGAGATTTATTAGGTGGGCAAAAATTATTCAGGAATGATGGCGGCCATTTTATCGATGTGAGTGAACAGGCCGGTATTTATGGTAGTGTGATTGGTTTTGGTTTGGGGGTAAGTGTGGGAGATGTAAATGGGGATGGCTGGGACGACATCTATGTTTCCAACGATTTTTTTGAACGTGATTACCTGTACATCAATAATCACAACGGTACCTTTAAAGAATCGCTTGAGGATCAGATGAAAAGCATTAGTAATGCATCAATGGGGGCCGACCTGGCCGACATCAACAACGATGCACATCCTGATATTTTTGTGACGGATATGCTTCCGGCATCAGAATCAAGGCTTAAAACAAATACCACTTTTGAAAACTGGGATAAATACCAGCTTGATTTAAGATATGATTATTATCACCAGTTTACCAGGAACACGCTCCAATTAAATAATGGCAACGGAACTTTTAGCGAGATAGGCCGGCTTGCAGGTGTTCATGCAACCGATTGGAGCTGGGGAGCGTTGATCACTGACCTTGACAATGATGGATTCAAAGATGTTTTTATCGCTAACGGTATTTATAAGGACTTAACAAACCAGGACTATATTCAACGTTTATCCGATCGGAACGTGATGGGAAGTGTTTGGACAAATAAAGGCATAAATTACAAGAAGCTAATAGATAGTATGCCCTCGGAGGCTGTGCCTAACTACGCCTACCGTAACAATGGGGACCTGACATTTACCAATAAGGCAGCCGAATGGGGACTTGGAGATCCGGGTTTTTCGAATGGCTCGGCGTATGGTGATTTAAATAATGATGGGGCGCTTGACCTGGTGGTGAACAATGTAAATATGCCGGCCTTTATCTACCGAAACAACAGCAGGAAGCTGGAGCCGGCGAATAAATATTTGAAAGTAGTATTGCAGGGCGAGGGGAAGAACCGCTTTGGCGTAGGGGCGCAGGTAACGTTATACTATAATCATACCTTAAACTACCAGGAGCAGGTTCCGTCTCGGGGATTTGAATCGAGCGTAGACACCCGGTTGAATTTCGGGTTGGGTAAAATAAAGGAGATCGATTCGATAGTGGTAAAATGGCCTTGCGGTAAGCAGAAAGTATTAAAAGGAGTAAAAACGAACCAAACCATCACGGTAAAGGAGGTTGAATCAGGACTGCCCGGGAAAGCGGTGAGGGGGGCAGCCGGTGCAAAGCCGGTGTTTGAGCAGAGTACAGATAACCATGGGATAGACTTTGTGCACAAGGAAAATGACTTTATAGATTTTGACAGGGAAAAGCTGATCTTCCAGATGCATTCGGCGGATGGTCCGCGGATAGGTAAAGGCGATGTCAACGGCGATGGTTTGGAAGACTTCTATATCTGCGGGGCCAAAGATCAGCCAGGCGCATTATATATCCAAACCCGGGCGGGTCGTTTTAAACGGAGCAACGAAAAGCTGTTTGAGCAGGATAAGGCCAGTGAAGATACAGACTGTTTGTTTTTCGACGCGGATGGCGACGGGGACCAGGACCTGTATGTATGCAGCGGAGGCAATGAGTTCTCGGCTAACTCGACGGATCTGATCGACCGGCTATATATCAATGATGGGAAGGGTAATTTCAGCAAATCGCAACAGGTGCTGCCGTCATTTCAGTTTGAGAGCAGCTCCTGCGTAACGGCAGCAGATGTTGACGGGGACGGGGACCAGGACCTGTTTGTTGGAGTGCGGTTAAAGCCGGGTGAATATGGCTACCCGTGCAAGGGTTATCTCCTGCAGAACAATGGCAAAGGCTTTTTTACAGATGTAACCGACGAGAGGGCCCCGGGCTTAACGGAATTGGGTATGGTTACGGATGCCAAATGGTTTGATTATGACCGTGACGGAAAACCAGACCTGGTAACCTGCGGGGAGTATATGCCGATCCGGATATTCCATAATGAAGGTGGGCGTTTAAAGGAAGTAACGCGCGAAGCGGGCCTGGAGTGGAGTAATGGGTGGTGGAACCGCCTGGAGATTGCAGACATAGACGGCGATGGTTACCCGGATATAGTAGCCGGCAATCACGGGCTAAACTCCAGGTTTAAGGCAACCCGAGCGAAGCCGGTAAGCATGTATGTGGGGGACTTTAGCGGCACGGGCAGCATAGAAGATATAGTATGCACCTATAACGGCGACAAACAATACCCGATGGTACTGAGGCACGACCTGGTAGGCGAACTTCCTTATCTGAAGAAGAAATACCTGCGGTATGCCCAGTACAAGGAACAAACGATGGAAGATATATTTGGCAGGGACCTGTTACAAAAGATGGTTAAGCTGGATGCCTGCGAAATGCGGAGCAGTGTGCTGCTGAATAAGCGGAACGGCAAGTTCCTGATGAAGCCATTGCCGGTGGAGGCGCAGTTTTCGACGGTTTTTGGGCTGGTGGTGAAAGACTATGACGGGGATGGAAAAAAGGACATTGTGCTGGGAGGCAACTTTTACCAGTCAAAACCGGAAGCAGGAATCTACGATGCCAGCTATGGATTGCTGCTTAAAGGAGATGGGAAAGGTGGCTTTACGGCAGTTAAGCCTCAGGTAAGCGGCATCGTAATAAAAGGGGCGGTACGTGATATAAAAGAGATTAAAGCCGGAAACAATAAGCTGCTGATCGTAGCTAAAAATAATGATAAAACAGAGGTACTGGTAAAGGCTCGGGATAAAAAACGAGTAAATGGAATACAGTATAGAGAATAG
- a CDS encoding GMC oxidoreductase, with the protein MPIDSLNVNTKAKIQNTYDAIVIGSGISGGWAAKELTEKGLKVLMLERGRNYEHIKDYVTATKDPWEFEHRGNATLQQKTDNPVISRDWAMYGTAAQEPLMKSWVNEKDCPYVEVKPFTWWRSYQLGGRSTLWGRQSYRWSDFDFEANAKDGIAVDWPIRYKELAPWYDYVEKFAGISGSTEGLPHLPDGHYLPPMQLNCVERDVASRIKAFYKGQRHMFIGRVANLTAPIQARTQCQFRNRCWEGCPFGGYFSTQSSTLPAAMATGNLTVRPWSIVTKILYDKDTSKATGVEVLDGETNKTYEFYSKIVFLNASALNSAWVLMNTATDVWHGGLGSSSGELGHNIMDHHYMLGAQGTIEGFEDKYYFGRRANGFYIPRFVNLFGDKRDFLRGYGYQGSASRDGWSRDVAEMNIGADFKDALTEPGAWHIGATGFGEILPYHDNKITLNKDVKDKWGLPVLSMDAGLKENELSMRKDIIKELVAMYEAAGVKNITTWDKNYAIGQGIHEMGSARMGKDPKTSVLNAHNQVWDAQNVFVTDGACMTSSACQNPSLTYMALTARAAHYAVDELKKGNL; encoded by the coding sequence ATGCCAATAGATTCATTGAACGTAAATACCAAAGCTAAAATTCAAAACACCTACGATGCTATTGTAATCGGCTCGGGGATTAGCGGCGGATGGGCTGCAAAGGAATTAACCGAAAAAGGCCTGAAAGTATTAATGCTTGAACGCGGCCGTAATTATGAGCATATAAAGGATTATGTTACCGCTACAAAAGATCCATGGGAATTTGAACACCGGGGCAACGCTACCTTACAGCAGAAAACGGATAACCCTGTTATATCCCGGGATTGGGCCATGTATGGGACTGCGGCCCAGGAACCCCTGATGAAGTCATGGGTAAATGAAAAAGATTGTCCCTATGTGGAAGTTAAACCGTTTACGTGGTGGCGTTCATATCAGTTAGGCGGAAGGTCTACTTTATGGGGGCGGCAAAGCTACCGGTGGAGCGATTTTGATTTTGAAGCTAATGCAAAAGATGGTATTGCTGTTGATTGGCCTATTCGTTATAAAGAACTGGCGCCATGGTATGACTATGTAGAAAAATTTGCCGGAATAAGTGGATCGACGGAGGGCCTGCCTCATTTACCCGATGGACACTACTTGCCGCCTATGCAACTAAATTGTGTGGAAAGAGATGTGGCATCAAGAATAAAAGCTTTTTACAAGGGGCAGCGCCACATGTTTATAGGCCGCGTGGCCAATCTTACCGCGCCTATCCAGGCAAGAACGCAGTGTCAGTTTAGAAACCGGTGCTGGGAGGGTTGCCCATTTGGCGGCTATTTCAGTACACAATCTTCAACGCTGCCCGCAGCAATGGCAACGGGTAACCTTACCGTGAGGCCATGGTCAATCGTAACCAAAATTTTGTACGATAAAGACACCAGCAAAGCGACGGGTGTTGAGGTGCTGGATGGCGAAACGAATAAAACCTATGAATTTTATTCAAAAATTGTATTCCTGAATGCTTCTGCACTGAACAGTGCATGGGTTTTGATGAATACCGCAACAGATGTATGGCACGGCGGATTGGGCAGTAGCAGCGGCGAATTAGGACATAATATTATGGATCATCATTATATGCTCGGCGCACAAGGAACAATAGAAGGCTTCGAAGACAAATACTATTTTGGCCGCAGAGCGAATGGTTTTTATATTCCCCGTTTTGTGAACTTGTTTGGTGATAAAAGAGACTTCCTGCGCGGCTACGGTTATCAGGGAAGCGCCAGCAGGGACGGCTGGAGCCGGGATGTTGCGGAAATGAATATTGGCGCTGATTTTAAAGATGCACTTACAGAACCTGGTGCATGGCATATCGGAGCGACAGGTTTTGGTGAAATTTTGCCCTATCACGATAACAAAATAACGCTTAATAAAGATGTGAAAGATAAGTGGGGGCTGCCTGTGCTTTCAATGGATGCGGGTTTGAAAGAGAATGAGCTAAGTATGCGTAAGGACATTATTAAAGAATTGGTGGCAATGTATGAAGCGGCCGGCGTAAAGAATATCACAACCTGGGATAAAAATTATGCAATTGGCCAGGGCATTCACGAGATGGGGAGTGCACGTATGGGTAAAGATCCAAAAACATCGGTACTCAACGCGCACAACCAGGTTTGGGACGCGCAAAATGTGTTTGTAACTGATGGGGCCTGCATGACTTCAAGCGCTTGTCAAAACCCATCGCTCACCTATATGGCGCTTACCGCACGTGCGGCTCACTATGCGGTGGATGAGTTGAAAAAAGGCAATTTATAA
- a CDS encoding vanadium-dependent haloperoxidase, whose amino-acid sequence MNRFLLWLSGIIILLSSCKKTDYQRITDNPELYRITEKKLNAIILENNFPPVIASRNYAYANIAAYEVISAQDPKKFRSLAGQIKHLTGTPKPAPDVEIDYPFASLLAFCYVGNAVTFPEGSMDEYVDALKKKAKDGGMPSDVFEHSVDYSNEVAKHIMKWSKTDHYAQTRSANKYTVTKKEGRWVPTPPMYSQALEPHWGEIRPLILDSASQVAPPPPPLFDMKDINSQFYKDVLDVESIGTNLTKEQKHIADFWDDNAFKLNVVGHATFGTKKFSPGGHWMNIVGIASETCKADFSSTVCAYTETSIALFDAFINCWYFKYKYNLVRPETVITKYLDPDWKTYIQTPSFPEYVSGHAVISAAAAEILTGQFGDNFAYRDTSETEFGIAPRSFKSFREAAMEAGISRVYGGIHFKNSCIVGTEEGKQVGQLVLNRLHMKIKLHEKEFVSQ is encoded by the coding sequence ATGAATCGTTTTTTACTTTGGCTTTCAGGGATTATCATTTTGCTTAGTTCCTGCAAAAAAACTGATTATCAAAGGATAACTGATAATCCGGAATTGTACCGTATTACGGAAAAAAAGTTAAATGCCATTATACTTGAAAATAATTTCCCGCCGGTTATCGCTTCACGTAACTATGCATATGCTAACATTGCCGCATACGAGGTAATATCCGCCCAAGACCCTAAAAAATTCCGGTCGTTGGCAGGTCAAATCAAGCATTTAACAGGTACACCAAAACCTGCTCCGGATGTTGAAATTGATTACCCTTTTGCATCCCTGCTTGCGTTTTGTTATGTAGGAAATGCGGTTACATTTCCTGAGGGGAGTATGGATGAATATGTCGATGCATTAAAAAAGAAAGCAAAAGATGGCGGAATGCCTTCTGATGTATTTGAGCATTCGGTTGATTATTCAAATGAAGTTGCAAAGCACATTATGAAATGGAGCAAAACGGATCATTATGCACAAACACGATCCGCCAACAAATACACGGTAACAAAAAAAGAAGGGCGTTGGGTACCTACACCACCTATGTATTCACAAGCATTGGAACCACATTGGGGAGAGATCAGGCCTTTAATACTCGATTCTGCTTCGCAAGTGGCGCCGCCACCACCTCCTTTATTTGATATGAAGGACATAAATAGTCAGTTTTATAAGGACGTATTAGATGTAGAGTCTATTGGTACAAATCTTACCAAAGAGCAAAAACACATCGCTGATTTTTGGGATGATAATGCCTTTAAGTTAAACGTTGTCGGACATGCTACCTTCGGAACTAAGAAGTTCTCACCGGGCGGGCATTGGATGAATATCGTGGGGATAGCCTCAGAAACGTGCAAGGCCGATTTTAGCAGCACAGTTTGTGCATATACTGAAACATCGATTGCTTTATTCGATGCATTTATCAACTGCTGGTATTTTAAGTATAAATATAATTTAGTTCGGCCCGAGACTGTAATAACCAAATACTTGGACCCTGACTGGAAAACCTATATTCAAACGCCCTCATTCCCTGAATATGTAAGCGGTCATGCTGTAATCTCGGCAGCAGCAGCGGAGATTTTGACCGGCCAATTCGGAGATAATTTTGCCTACCGGGATACATCAGAGACTGAGTTTGGAATAGCACCCCGTAGCTTTAAATCTTTTAGGGAAGCAGCAATGGAAGCGGGTATTTCGCGCGTCTATGGCGGCATACATTTTAAAAATTCCTGCATAGTTGGAACAGAAGAAGGTAAGCAGGTTGGGCAACTGGTATTAAACAGATTACATATGAAGATTAAATTGCATGAAAAAGAATTTGTATCTCAATAA
- a CDS encoding NAD(P)-dependent oxidoreductase: protein MKKQQNTPIYRLVIVGANGGIGRQCVEQALHAGYLVTAILRNPAKLAIEHPNLKKVSGDVMQPGTFENHFENQDAVVSAIGVAGGFGSDKPTTLYSQGNANVLKAMEQKGIKRIFLISASAIEISPVLPFYIRLIEKHVVQKLLKHMYTDLLKMEILIKNSNISWTIIRPPQLTNQTVTGVYRIAINAFLKNCLKISRADVAHFIINNIANRDTYQATVEIGY, encoded by the coding sequence ATGAAAAAGCAACAAAACACCCCTATTTATAGGTTAGTAATTGTAGGCGCAAACGGTGGCATTGGCAGGCAGTGTGTTGAACAAGCCCTTCACGCGGGGTACCTGGTTACCGCAATATTACGAAACCCGGCCAAATTAGCAATCGAGCACCCCAATCTGAAAAAAGTAAGCGGCGATGTTATGCAACCCGGCACATTTGAAAATCATTTTGAAAACCAGGATGCTGTGGTTTCGGCAATAGGTGTAGCCGGTGGTTTCGGATCAGATAAACCCACAACTTTGTATTCGCAGGGCAATGCCAATGTTTTAAAAGCGATGGAACAAAAAGGCATAAAACGCATATTCCTGATCTCGGCCAGTGCAATTGAAATAAGTCCGGTACTCCCATTTTATATCAGGCTTATTGAAAAACATGTAGTTCAAAAACTGCTGAAACACATGTATACCGATTTGCTTAAAATGGAGATTCTGATAAAAAACAGTAACATTAGCTGGACTATCATTAGGCCCCCGCAGCTTACAAACCAGACTGTTACCGGCGTATATCGCATAGCTATTAATGCATTTCTTAAAAACTGCCTCAAAATATCAAGGGCCGATGTTGCGCACTTTATCATCAATAACATTGCTAACCGGGATACTTACCAGGCAACAGTTGAAATTGGATATTAA
- a CDS encoding MarR family winged helix-turn-helix transcriptional regulator, whose translation MNKTVELVKLWGNYEEQNPGCNLDDFFRHQLMAKAADEKKATPDWQLRPGINGKLMILIRRIGKYHMVYSNKALEGTGLDQIEEFGILVTIFNQVNPIKSEAIYNNIIELSSGTNMLNRLKKRELITEYEDIDDKRIKRLKLTALGEETLGKAKVRVLEVARMMTNALSEDDKQLCFQLLNPVSEKFDGTFQKFKSKGFDEIFEAMMK comes from the coding sequence GTGAATAAAACAGTTGAATTGGTTAAGCTTTGGGGCAATTATGAGGAGCAAAATCCCGGTTGTAATTTGGATGATTTCTTCCGGCATCAGTTAATGGCTAAGGCAGCAGATGAGAAAAAAGCCACGCCCGACTGGCAGTTAAGGCCTGGAATTAACGGCAAGCTCATGATTTTGATAAGACGGATAGGGAAGTATCATATGGTATATTCAAACAAAGCGCTTGAAGGTACGGGGCTTGATCAGATAGAGGAGTTTGGTATACTGGTTACCATTTTTAACCAGGTTAACCCAATAAAATCTGAGGCTATCTATAATAATATAATCGAGCTATCGAGTGGTACCAATATGCTTAACAGGCTGAAGAAACGCGAACTGATAACCGAGTATGAAGATATTGATGATAAACGTATTAAGCGTTTAAAGTTAACAGCCCTTGGAGAGGAAACTCTTGGAAAAGCCAAAGTACGCGTACTTGAAGTTGCGCGAATGATGACCAACGCGTTGAGCGAAGATGATAAGCAACTTTGCTTTCAGCTGCTTAACCCGGTTAGCGAAAAGTTTGACGGAACCTTCCAAAAATTTAAAAGCAAAGGTTTTGACGAAATTTTTGAAGCTATGATGAAGTAG
- a CDS encoding carboxypeptidase-like regulatory domain-containing protein, whose amino-acid sequence MKTLKLTFTVILTLLSINLFAQRVKGIVIDKTTYLPVANAFISTPASKNISNAEGKFVLANVKPGDTLRINSIGYKPFRLVISFLKFDTLRCYIVPDATVLSEVKIRARRNVRADSLRNRREFASVFAYRGSTIKDAFIARPADLDFGKPGNHINADKSTATILSINLLSVIDMLNKNKAPQSKLQKILLKDEEDEYVDRFFSPEKVSSITNLKGDSLQNFMNQYHPEIKKVKKMSDYDMMSYIKKSYAEYLKSGSRQTAPFFAK is encoded by the coding sequence ATGAAAACATTGAAACTTACTTTTACAGTGATATTGACGCTCCTGTCAATAAATCTGTTTGCTCAACGTGTTAAGGGAATTGTAATTGATAAGACTACCTATCTGCCCGTGGCAAATGCTTTTATCAGCACACCGGCATCGAAAAACATAAGTAACGCCGAAGGTAAGTTTGTGCTGGCCAATGTAAAGCCCGGCGATACTTTGAGGATCAATAGTATCGGTTACAAACCATTTAGGCTTGTTATCAGTTTTTTGAAATTTGATACTTTAAGGTGTTATATTGTGCCTGATGCAACTGTTTTAAGTGAGGTGAAAATCAGGGCCAGGCGTAACGTCAGAGCCGACTCGTTACGTAACAGGAGAGAGTTTGCCTCTGTTTTTGCCTATCGCGGCTCAACCATAAAAGATGCGTTTATAGCGCGTCCGGCTGATCTTGATTTTGGTAAACCCGGTAACCACATAAATGCAGACAAAAGTACAGCAACTATTTTGAGCATCAATCTGCTGTCGGTGATCGACATGCTGAACAAAAATAAAGCTCCGCAATCAAAGCTGCAAAAGATTTTACTGAAGGATGAAGAAGATGAATATGTGGACAGATTTTTTTCGCCTGAAAAGGTGAGTTCAATAACTAATCTTAAAGGTGATTCGCTGCAAAATTTTATGAATCAATATCACCCCGAAATTAAAAAAGTGAAAAAGATGAGCGATTATGATATGATGAGCTATATTAAAAAAAGCTATGCCGAGTACCTCAAATCGGGCAGTAGGCAAACAGCTCCGTTTTTTGCAAAGTGA
- a CDS encoding alpha-L-fucosidase, giving the protein MKKIICPLLSLLVCIHFAFAQPPSSSVKLWQDQKFSMFIHFGGIYSVLGGVWEGKPITRGLSEQIQAHAGIYSDTYANLAKNFNPVNWNADSIALLAKAAGMRSVVLTSKHHDGFCMFKTATTQFNVVDATPFKRDVVKEMAEACKKHGLRFGLYFSLIDWHYPQASPISSHNSDYITPEHHEYNKKQVTELLSNYGTISELWFDMGSQSIEQSKELYQLVHRLQPDCMVSSRLGNDQGDFAVMGDNQYPDYSIGVPWQSPASFFDETWGYRSWQKRGSENEKYKEKLESLIRVVSRGGNYLLNIGPKGDGSVVGFEKDVLLKIGDWLHKNAEAVYGTTADPFFASFKWGNITSKPNKLYLFVTSVPADGLITLPGLEGRISNVSVLGEQQSLNFKQVTDAAVITLSAGFDSEKQIKVIEVDIAEGYKVQPVHILSSSYDHIKLDEHNAYNYYSSSGIDYNSNYQSTVKQGWTIKPKHKGKYLPTIQYTDEEKGSIVDLTVNNVTTTLQLDSDRKMKYKPDTAKIKWGPLYITGPYSTGLGGLNGRADKIDITKPFTKDTDKPWRSVNEYKNGQLIDLPAGMDNAYYILQNINADKDLIYAQVKVTSGDGIIVLLNGKQLLINNNPGKAASVSHVIGLDLMPGNNQLLIKVFNNFKKNIPFALTHSISQNIYVKDLEPLTFEANKLYPVSLKLHDPASPHQTLKLPNLEVWFAKK; this is encoded by the coding sequence ATGAAAAAAATCATATGTCCACTGTTATCGTTATTAGTTTGCATTCATTTTGCATTTGCACAACCGCCATCTTCTTCGGTTAAGCTATGGCAGGATCAAAAGTTTTCTATGTTTATCCATTTCGGGGGTATTTATTCGGTTTTGGGAGGTGTTTGGGAAGGGAAGCCAATTACCCGCGGCTTAAGTGAGCAAATCCAGGCTCATGCTGGTATTTACAGTGATACTTACGCCAACCTGGCCAAAAATTTTAACCCGGTAAACTGGAATGCCGATAGCATTGCCCTGCTGGCTAAAGCGGCGGGGATGCGCTCTGTTGTACTTACTTCAAAACATCACGACGGATTTTGTATGTTTAAAACCGCAACTACCCAGTTTAATGTGGTTGACGCCACTCCATTTAAACGCGACGTAGTAAAGGAAATGGCCGAAGCCTGTAAAAAGCATGGTTTAAGGTTTGGTTTGTATTTTTCGCTGATAGATTGGCATTATCCGCAGGCGTCACCCATATCAAGTCATAACTCTGATTATATAACACCCGAACATCACGAGTATAACAAAAAGCAGGTAACCGAGTTGCTGTCAAATTATGGCACTATATCCGAACTTTGGTTTGATATGGGGTCACAAAGTATTGAACAAAGTAAAGAGCTTTATCAATTGGTGCACCGCTTGCAACCCGATTGTATGGTGAGCAGCCGTTTGGGTAACGATCAGGGTGATTTTGCCGTTATGGGCGATAATCAGTATCCCGATTATTCCATTGGAGTGCCATGGCAGTCGCCCGCTTCATTTTTTGACGAAACCTGGGGCTACAGGTCGTGGCAAAAGCGTGGCAGCGAGAATGAAAAGTATAAAGAGAAATTGGAAAGCCTGATCCGCGTGGTTAGCAGGGGAGGGAATTACCTGCTTAATATTGGGCCCAAAGGCGATGGCTCAGTAGTTGGTTTTGAAAAGGATGTTTTATTGAAGATAGGCGACTGGCTCCATAAAAATGCTGAAGCTGTTTATGGCACAACTGCCGATCCATTTTTTGCCTCTTTTAAGTGGGGGAATATAACCAGTAAACCTAATAAGCTTTATCTTTTTGTAACCTCGGTACCTGCTGATGGCCTGATCACTTTGCCTGGTCTGGAAGGCAGGATCAGTAATGTTTCTGTTTTGGGCGAACAACAATCGCTTAACTTTAAGCAAGTAACTGATGCCGCTGTGATAACCTTATCAGCAGGTTTTGACAGTGAAAAGCAAATAAAAGTTATAGAGGTTGACATTGCCGAAGGTTACAAAGTGCAACCTGTTCATATCCTGAGCAGCAGTTATGACCACATAAAACTGGATGAGCATAACGCTTATAATTATTACAGTTCATCGGGCATTGATTATAACAGCAATTATCAAAGTACGGTAAAGCAAGGCTGGACAATTAAGCCCAAACACAAAGGCAAGTATCTGCCTACTATACAGTATACCGACGAAGAAAAAGGCAGCATTGTTGACCTAACTGTAAACAATGTAACCACCACGCTCCAGCTCGACAGCGATAGGAAGATGAAGTATAAACCTGATACGGCTAAAATAAAATGGGGGCCATTATATATAACCGGCCCATACTCCACAGGCTTAGGAGGTTTAAATGGCCGCGCGGATAAAATCGACATCACAAAACCTTTTACCAAAGACACCGATAAACCATGGCGGTCTGTAAATGAATACAAAAACGGGCAGCTGATTGATTTGCCTGCAGGCATGGATAATGCTTACTACATTTTGCAAAACATCAACGCAGACAAGGATTTAATTTACGCGCAGGTTAAGGTTACCAGCGGCGATGGCATAATTGTTTTGCTGAATGGGAAGCAACTGCTCATCAATAATAATCCGGGTAAGGCTGCCTCTGTAAGTCATGTAATCGGTTTGGATTTGATGCCCGGCAATAACCAGTTACTGATAAAAGTGTTCAACAACTTTAAAAAGAACATCCCTTTTGCGCTTACGCATAGCATTTCACAAAATATCTATGTAAAAGATCTTGAACCTTTAACGTTTGAAGCAAATAAACTTTACCCGGTGAGTTTAAAGTTACATGATCCGGCATCGCCGCATCAAACTTTAAAGCTGCCTAATCTTGAAGTTTGGTTTGCGAAAAAGTAA